The proteins below come from a single Iocasia fonsfrigidae genomic window:
- a CDS encoding MerR family transcriptional regulator, whose amino-acid sequence MKIREFSRKTGLTTYTLRYYEKIGLLQPERDKANHRDYNENDLDWIDLLQKLKSTGMPLKDIKEFSNLVLTGDNTIPQRIKILEKHQEKVIEQLTEFNDCLDKVNFKIKYYRGVLKSNIREA is encoded by the coding sequence TTGAAAATAAGGGAATTTTCTCGAAAAACAGGTTTAACTACATATACACTAAGGTATTATGAAAAAATAGGCTTATTACAACCAGAAAGAGATAAGGCTAATCATAGAGATTATAATGAAAATGACCTGGATTGGATAGACTTGCTACAAAAATTGAAGAGTACTGGTATGCCCTTAAAAGATATCAAAGAGTTTTCTAACTTAGTTTTAACTGGAGATAATACTATTCCGCAAAGGATAAAAATTTTGGAGAAGCATCAAGAAAAGGTAATAGAACAATTAACTGAATTTAATGACTGTCTTGATAAAGTTAATTTTAAGATTAAATATTATAGGGGAGTGTTGAAAAGTAATATCAGGGAAGCGTAG
- a CDS encoding GrpB family protein, with protein MGKSLSEMTLEELWQLFPIILRKHNPEYKKWYFNEKEKIKKAVGVNTIERINHIGSSAVAGLIAKPTVDILLEVDCNSDIDNLKLRLKNAGWILMASENEPDLKMSFNKGYTPDGFAEKVFHLHVRFLGDWDELYFRDYLIIHKEVAKKYGELKQKLERQYKHNRDGYTEAKTEFIKKWTKQARHEFPNRYMP; from the coding sequence ATGGGAAAATCTTTATCTGAAATGACATTAGAAGAACTTTGGCAATTGTTTCCGATAATTTTACGCAAACATAATCCTGAGTATAAAAAATGGTATTTTAATGAAAAAGAGAAGATTAAAAAAGCAGTTGGCGTGAATACAATTGAACGAATTAATCATATCGGGAGTAGCGCAGTTGCAGGATTGATTGCAAAGCCAACAGTAGATATTTTGTTAGAAGTTGATTGCAATAGTGATATTGATAATTTAAAATTAAGGCTAAAAAATGCAGGTTGGATACTTATGGCATCTGAGAATGAACCCGATTTAAAAATGTCATTTAATAAAGGGTATACACCAGATGGATTTGCTGAAAAAGTATTTCATCTTCATGTCCGATTTTTAGGAGATTGGGATGAATTATATTTTAGAGATTATCTTATAATTCATAAAGAGGTAGCTAAAAAATATGGTGAACTCAAACAAAAACTAGAAAGACAGTATAAGCATAATAGAGACGGGTATACAGAGGCAAAAACAGAATTTATTAAAAAATGGACCAAGCAAGCAAGACATGAATTTCCTAATAGATATATGCCATAA
- a CDS encoding aldo/keto reductase, with product MQEFTRKIGEIKVSAMGLGCWAIGGQFFLDGKADGYGNVENGESIRAVRQAYDLGITFFDTADAYGAGHSEVLLGKALKGIRDKVVIASKFGNLYNEETKEVSGVDYSPGYIRKALKESLRRLQTDYIDLYLLHIWSLPEEEAEIVAETLDELVQEGLIRAYGWSTDLLDCAKMFASRKNCSAIEHNLNIFESAEAIIDICESNNLASINRSPLAMGLLSGKFNTNTKLPQNDVRGAGHEWVQYFEDGKPKQEFLDKLSSAREILTSGGRSLVQGALAYIWAVGDNTIPIPGFRNVKQAEENARAMEFGPLSKEQINEIDYILGRK from the coding sequence ATGCAGGAGTTTACAAGAAAGATTGGAGAAATTAAAGTAAGTGCAATGGGGCTGGGTTGTTGGGCAATTGGTGGTCAGTTTTTCTTAGATGGTAAAGCAGATGGTTATGGAAATGTTGAGAATGGGGAATCTATACGTGCTGTCCGTCAGGCATATGATCTTGGTATTACTTTTTTTGATACTGCTGATGCATATGGTGCTGGTCATAGTGAAGTTTTGTTGGGTAAAGCCTTAAAGGGAATCAGGGATAAGGTAGTGATTGCCAGTAAATTTGGTAATCTTTATAATGAAGAAACCAAAGAAGTGTCTGGTGTGGATTACAGTCCTGGTTATATTCGAAAAGCTCTGAAGGAATCTCTACGTCGTCTACAGACAGATTATATTGATCTTTACCTACTACATATCTGGTCACTGCCAGAAGAAGAAGCAGAGATAGTTGCTGAGACTCTTGACGAACTTGTGCAAGAGGGTTTGATTAGAGCTTATGGATGGAGCACAGACCTTTTAGATTGTGCAAAAATGTTCGCTTCCAGAAAAAATTGCAGTGCTATTGAACACAATTTAAATATTTTTGAAAGTGCTGAAGCTATAATTGATATATGTGAATCTAATAATTTAGCAAGTATCAATAGAAGTCCTTTGGCTATGGGACTATTATCTGGTAAATTTAATACAAATACAAAACTCCCCCAAAATGACGTAAGGGGTGCTGGTCATGAATGGGTACAGTATTTTGAAGATGGTAAGCCTAAACAGGAGTTCTTGGATAAATTGTCTTCAGCAAGGGAGATATTAACAAGTGGTGGCCGTAGTCTTGTACAGGGTGCTTTGGCTTATATCTGGGCAGTAGGTGATAACACTATTCCTATTCCCGGGTTTAGAAATGTAAAGCAGGCTGAAGAAAATGCACGAGCTATGGAATTTGGTCCATTATCTAAAGAACAAATTAATGAGATAGATTACATATTGGGACGAAAATAA